The Coffea arabica cultivar ET-39 chromosome 2c, Coffea Arabica ET-39 HiFi, whole genome shotgun sequence genome includes the window TTGCTAAAAAAAACATATACATCTTCTCTATCATATCAATTATGTAACAATATCAAattgaaaattgttaaatttaGTTTATATCCTTAAAAATTTTCCTGTCAGTTAGTATTCACTTTTATATATGCTCTTTtccaatttattataatttgagTTAAATGAAAAAGAATAAACAACACAATACTAAAATAAATAGagataccattttttttttttttttgaaaaagaggtaatacaaaacttgttttttttgtttgtttaagaaacagccttttattattttaatttacgCGAACTTTTAGGGTAATACCATTGTCATTTTCTGTTCATGGAGTTATAGTTAACGATTATTATACTTTcttctcaaaaaataaaatttgatttaatctccttttttcccttctctgAGTTTAAAATTAGgcatttttatcaaatttgattAAGAATTTCATATTTGACTAATTTGATAAACAAAAAATGACAATGATATTAGTGTGAAAGATTGAATAAAttaaattgataaaaaattgctttaaaaaatgattttggtattttttttagtttgatatTTTTGTATAATTGATATGATAAAGAAGATATAAATCTTTTagcaatgaaatgaaatgatattAAGTTATAAATAATATCATTgcactcaatttttttttttgatatttctagtttttattcGCCTTCATGGAAAGTAAAAGTCTATATATTTAAAGTTGAGGGACTTGATTACCCCTTAAGCTTCAAAAGCAAAGTGTTATTACCGCTATttctaataaatttttttttttgaaattttaaggAGATTAGTAACACGAGATTTAACTCAAAAACATCTAGCTATTACCTTGTCGGCAACTAAGATGAAAATGGTGACAAGTGTTatgtttcttcatttcttttgttttttgtttttttttgtatttttgtaaaATCTACATCGATCCCAGTTCATATATTTCAATTCAACATTCTTTTCTGTGTTGACTCATGCATGACTAAATCCAATCGTTTGCTGGTTTTGTCTATGTTATAGTTTGGTTAAATTGTCAAATTATACTTACGCATGACTAGTCAAAATATTTGCTTGTATTTTCTATGTTGTATCTCTATTCAACATAAATCGCTAAATTGgagtattaaaaaataaaaaatatatttataatacaagtcgatttttttattaaaaaaatcataaaatatacaaatatatttgTTATTTTCATAGCGTAATGCAGAGTGTATGTATACAGCACATGGTAATGTATTTACTAGTTGTAGTAGCCTATAGTATATTACGGATGTCGTATTGCTTAAAGTACAAATTGCAATTCCCACACACTTCCACGCCGTACAAGTTGAGCTACCCAGCCGGCCCCAAGTCACGGCGTTTTTCTCCTGAGCCGGGAACCCTACTACTGCTTTGACCACTACTAATAAATAAGTAGAACCAACCAGGACCGACCGCGGCATTTTCAGGGTCTTATCCTCCCTAATTCTAAAACCGATTTCGACTACACAGAGAGAGTAGCCAGCAATCTGATGGCCACAGCTGCATATGCTACTCCGCCAATTTCTGCTTTTCTCACTTCCCAAGGTCGCCATCTTCATCTCTCTGCTTAGCTCTTTGATTTTGtgaatttattatttatttgccttgtgtgtGTGGATTTATCACTACTAAAGAACTGTTCTTGTCTGTTGTATTTATGCAGAAGGATTTCGGGGGTCAACTCGGGGCTTTCAATGGAAAAAGATTGAGGTGCGTCTTCTGCATCTCCATCTGGTTATGTTACATGAATTGTTAGTATTACTTTGTGAACTttcaatttgtttctttttgttttccatggTTGAATGAAATGGGACATCAGTTGGATGCCTTACTAGTGTTTGATTGAATGCATTTGTTGGATATTGCATCTGGAGTTGCGACTTTCACGTGTTGTTCCGAGGGGCTATTTTCTGGTCCTGAATTGCTTCTCATTTGCATATATACATCGATATTTGCAGCACATATGCGGACTCCAGTAGGTGGAAGCGAGCTGTATACTGATTCTAGGCGGCTATGTTTTGTTTAGCTACGCTTTTCAAGTATAATCAAGCTATGTGTAGTTCAGTTGCAGTTTCAGTGATTCTATAATTTAAAATGAATCTAGTACAAGTGGTAGAAGATGAGCTCTCAATTCATGGGTCTGACATTGGAACAAGAACTGAACGTTGGGAAGCAATATTTTCTTGTcaattgaatgtgattttttCATTTATTGAGTTTTCTTTGAGGTTGAGTCCTTGTGTTGCAGAGAAAGTGTCTGAGAAAGGCTGGTCCTCCTAAAATTACTGCAAAATTTGACTTAAAGCCTCCGCCATACCCACTGGTAAGTGCATTGTTGTCTTGAATTTCAATACACAGATTTTGTTTTCTCATCATACGTGTTGAATCAGGGTTGGTTGGTCAGTTAATTCATTCAGGCTACCTTTGAGCAACTCAATTAAAAAGGCATGATGAGTTAGCCATCTTGGTTGGTATTTGGCCTTAAGCCCTGTTCACATTACCCGATCAAACCAACTTATGTATGTTGATACAATATGCTAATTATTTATGAACAAATCAAGTTTACAACTTGCCTTTTGCTGGATTTATTGGGCATATCTTAGCTGGTCATTGTCTTTGACTGTCTTTCACTAATCTTCACCAGAAACATACCTGAAAATGCCCCGAGTAATTCCACGCTAATTTTATTTCACCATGATATTTGGGCTCTTTTCAGCCCCCGACTGATCTTTTAGTTGTTGTTTAGTATTACATATTAATGTGCTatttcttttacatttttttttaaaataaggaTGCTTTGGAACCTGACATGAGTCGTAATACAATGGAATACCACTGGGGGAAGCATcacagagcttatgtggagaaTCTGAACAAGCAAATAGTTGGAACTGAATTGGATGGAATGACATTAGAAGACATTATACGAGTCACATACAACAATGGGGATCTTCTTCCACCCTTCAATAATGCCGCACAGGTGATGTCACTTAGTACCTTCATCTTTAGCTCTTAATGTGCCaagtttttctttgttttattgttCTTTCATATTTGGTTGGGAATATTTCTTGGTTGTCCAATTCAATGGTTTCTCATGTGAACAAGGTTGATGTTCTCTACCATAAGTCCTTGGAACTAAATGATGATAAACTGAAAATCGTATTTACAAATTTAAACATGcttatatttatttcttttgcttGGCGAGATTATGTTTCACATGATTTAAGATCTATGCATGCTTCAAACTACCATTAACCTGCCTGCCTCTTTTGCTTGTTAAATGTTATATTACAGATTCTTAGTTGAGTTAATTATACTAATACAGGCTTGGAACCATGATTTCTTCTGGGAGTCAATAAAACCAGGAGGTGGAGGAGAGCCGTCTGGAGAGCTCTTAGAGCTAATAATCAGGGATTTTGGTTCTTTCGAACAATTTGCCAAAGAATTCAAGGCAGCTGCTGCAACACAATTTGGTTCTGGGTGGGCTTGGCTTGTGTGTAAGCAGTTTCATCATAACACATTCTTCTCCCTTTGCTTCCCCCACCCGCCAAAAACTAAGACTAAAAGAGGAAATTGAaggtgaaaaaaagaaaggcacATTATAatgtaaaagaaagaaaacccttCCTTGCTGGTTATTGCGGTAATCATTTGTTCCATTAGCATAGCTTGAATGTATCAAGGATTTCAAGGCGCAAGTGACTTACAGCTCTTCCATTTTGTTTCTTATAGATAAAGTAAATAGACTCAATGTGGGAAATGCAGTGAATCCTCGTCCATCAGAAGAGGACAAAAAACTTGTAGTAGTCAAGAGTCCTAATGCTGTGAACCCCCTGGTTTGGGATTATTATGTGAGTATATTCATGTCACAAGTTTGCTTtcgtaatttaaaaaaaaaaaaatcaagcatTAAGTTCTCCTGAAATTCACCTCATGTATAATGCCCAGACCGAACTTATTGTTATAAGCAAAAAGTAGTATTACTTAATTACTCTTGCAATTAGTGTTGATTCTCTGACAATATTATTATTCTTGATGTATTGCAGCCGCTCCTGACTCTTGATGTTTGGGAGGTAAATTCATTGTTTCCCGGCTAATACTGTATACAGATATGATTTACCGATTCTTCTTTCTTTGAGAAACAACTAATTATTCTTATCCTAATTTTGGTTTGCTTTTTGACAGCATGCTTACTACCTTGACtttcaggtcagtcccatttGATGAAATTAGtgatcattttcttcttcttcttccttttctcccCTTAAGAGTAGAGCTCCTGCCTGCGGGCTTCTCTACAATAAACTGATTCATAAATAATGTGAGAATATTactttcatgattttctttaCAGAATCGACGGCCTGATTTTATTTCAACCTTCATGGAGAAGCTTGTATCGTGGGAATCAGTCAGTTCCCGGCTTGAAGCCGCCAAAATACAAGCTGCAGAGAGGGAGTGAGGAAGAGAGGAGGAAGAATGAGGAGAAAGAGGATGAGATGGCAAATAATGAAGCAGTGGAGATGTACCTTGAAGATGCAGAGTCTAAATAATTTTGTTTTGAGTAGTTATGGATCTTATGCGTGATTTTGTGTCCTAAAAAAGGTTTTAATCGAGGCCACTTGAGTGGCAACTGGAAGGGGTGTAATGCTGTTTTATGAACACGCATGTATGTTTTTCTTTTGGTAGTGAATATATTCCATGGATGCAATATCAAGGAGTGGGTTGAACTAATGGATCAAGGAATTTAGCTTTTTCCATGGCTGCTGATGCAAAGAAATTGTAATACTTGTCGTGTGTTTCtccttttaattttaaatttttttaaaaaggcatCAATACTAGCATGAAGTCCACCAAATTACAAGTTGAAAAATCATGTCGGCTAATTGCTATTCTAAGGGGGAAGGCTAAGAATGTGCTGACCATACAAGCTTGAAATCTTGTGGCAAAGAGCTTCTGGTGTTTGGAACACTTCCTATACCTGGTTAGGCCCTCGTTAAGTATTTCAGTGAGAGACTTATAAACTGATGACAATAATAAGGACCGGTGACTATGAGGATCAATAACACAAACATATGCTAAACGGCAAAGCATTCATATTGGAGAAAATTCAGCAGAAAAATGCTAGTATATTCCAATTGATTCCCTCAATTTAGTATAGAGGATGTTGCATGAGATTCTGACAAAACAAAACGTTATTCAGCTTGATCCTAATGCTTATTTAACTTCCAGTATAAGATCGGACAGCAAGATAGTTGTACAGATAAAACAAACTTAAAATTGCCTTTCCAAGTTAGGTACAAATGAGTCACTCAAGCAAAGACTGAAAATAGGAGATAAACAGAATGGATTCGGACTTGTCTCTTTGGAAGCCTTAACCTGTAAGAGCAGCATTAAGAGCGCTGTGTACGTCAACCCCGATTTGAGCTTCAGCTTTCTCCACATCTGTTGATGCAGAGCTTAGTTTCTGCGTAAACTCCGCAAGGCCCTTTTGAACAAGGTTTTGATCAAATTGGTCAACAGGTGCAGCCTCCACAGCAATAATATCTGCGACTGAATTTGCATGTATAAATGCAAATCCACCACTTACAAAGTATTTAGTCACATCATTGCCTTCATGAACTGATAAGACGCCTGGCTTCAGCTCTGCAATTGTGGCTACATGCCCTGGCAACACACCCATCTGCCCGGTAGTTGCAGGGACAATGACCATATCAACCtgaaagaaaggaggaaaagcCACCAAAATGAGATCCTCGTGTTCTGCAGCTTATAGCCTATTGTGATAACAAAAAGCAAATCATTTAAATCTTTAGGCCATAAACCAAAATGCATAACTACCAAAGAAGGGTTTCAAGCAAATTTGTGAAGGATAGAAAGTGTCAAGACACTATCCATCGACTTAAATGCAGATGGGTCAACACCATTTGTATAAGCAGCTTGTAGCTGCCCAGTATGCAACTCTTTTCCCCTGGACAAACTACCCACTAGTACTCCAGAGTTGTCGTGTCCAGATACAAGATTCTTCTCCTGTAATTTTACCCTATTATAATATCATAGGGCAAATCCTCTTGAAGTTTAGGCTATAACACCAAACTACAGAACTATCAGAACCATTAAGACGGGAAGAGGGCCTAACATAAGATTCTGGAACATTTGGAACACTGCACCTCCCCAATGCACCATCTTGCTTACATATTTATCATAAGATAAACCAACCCGATAAAGaatactttagatttgatattTACCTTATGGCACCTTCCAGATAATGGTCTTAATGATAACTCCCATATAAATCGAGCAACTGATATTAATGCATTATGCAGTAGATGCAGGTAGATGGTCTGACACAAAAATGGAAGGAAATTGTACTTTCCAACATATTGCTCATTTTAGTGTGTATTAGCAATCGCCCAACAGATAAGCTTGCCAGGCTTTGATAACCCTTTCATACCTTCTGGTTAACAGctcatacaaaaaacccttttagtATGTATGTCTACGATTAGTTTGTCATATTAGCAACACAAGCACTCTAGTTTTCCTCAGAAAATAAAAGACagaaagaaataaaaggaaACTCGAAAACACATAGTAAGAAGGAAGTCGAAAGCCATATGGTAGGTTAAAAAATCATTAGTCTCTCAAGTGCCTATCCAGTGTGGCATCTCCACAGACGCAGTTATACATGTTCGATAAACACACCAATGACCAGCACTAGAGTTGACAAGCCTACTTCGCATAGTTTCTGAATTTTCAACCAGTCATAAGCTACCATGTGCCATGACAGGTACAATGAGCTATGCACCTTCTACGATCGTTAGCCTAGACACCTTAGAAGCAGAGTGTTACTCAATGGAATTCTTGAGATGTGGAAATGGACCACAGAACAAAACTGTAGATGCTTTCCCTGTCACCTAAGTTGCAAGTAATTCAacaaatttctcttttcttcctgtATGAGCAATTCAACAGCATTCTTTCCAGATGATCACGTGAGATTTCTTTTCTGATGACCGCTTTTCAGATGATACCAGAGGAACCTTTGTGCTAGCTCAATATATGCCACTTCATCGTGCTTTGCCAATTTAAAAAAGTTTTTCTTGTCTTCAAGAAAATACTATTGCATTTAAACTTACAGCCACAAACCCACCCCTAATCTCCCACATGTAGCTCATCAATAACTACCTATTAAACATAACTTCATGAGAAGGGCATCAGCAACTCAAACCGTAACTTTCTCGAAGAACTAATGGCATAACAACAGCTCCTCAAGGGAAAGTTTCCAACTTCTACCGTACATCATAGCCAAAATGCTATTCAATTGAAATTCCAAAATTAAATCTGTTCCATAACAGGGCATTGAGACTTCCAGACAAAATTTTGTCAGAATCTCAGAATTTCTTTGGCCAACAACCTTCCTCTTTCAATATAAACCTCCAAAATCGTTCATTGTCACACTATATCTTAGCTATTATTGCACAGAACAAGGAACTAAACTAAAGATCTAATAAgtggaatttaaaaaaaaaaaatgtaacgcCAATACAGCATCACAATCTATTCATAAGTAGAAAATGAATGGGTATAATTACCTCTTTTGCGGAGAAAATGGAGTTGTAAGGAAGGACGACGTTGATTGTGAGCTTGGAAGGGATGGTGGACGGCGTCGGAGGTCGAGGAGTCATGAAAGCGGAGGGTGTCTTCGGAGGCTCAATGTTTGGGATGGTCGATCTCCAAGACTCGACGAACTTGGCGTCAACGGGAGTCTCGGCCGGAACATTGGTGGAGAATGGGCGGCGCCATCTCATGGCGGAGGAGGTGGCTCTTGAAAGCAATCGTGGGGCGTGTCGAAGCATCTTTTCCTTGAGTCGGGTTTTCGGGACGGATCTTTCACTGGGGTCCGGCGGCGAGCTGAAAAATGGGAGAGAGgcgaagaaaatgaaaaaccagCTCACAGTTTGCGGGGACTGTTGAGTACGACTGCACGACTGAGTTGTGGAGCTTTCGGGTTCGGACTGAAATTGATTGGGTTGGTTGCCATTTACTTGTGGGCCTAACAATGGGCTACGAGGGCTGAAGCAGGCATTTTGTTGCGCTATCATAAACTCAGGCCCATTATTCATTCATCCATTAAAGTCAATTAGCTTATGGCTTTTGTCTTTctgtatatttttttattatttaatccATCTGGTATTTTCTGGTTGGATAGTTGGAAAGCAATGGCCGACTTTGTATCTTTCTCATTTTTTGGTTAAGAAGTTAATGACCAGCTCTTCAAGGTCAGTTACACAATAAATTTGACCCTTTGtccttttttgcttttctttaataTTCACTTCCTCAGCCAACGACCCTTTGTTATCTTCTGgtggatgaaaaaaaaaaaaaaaaaaaaaaaaaacttccctTGGTTATCTATAAGGATAACAAAGAACGTTTTCGAAAAATCACTGAAGACATCTAAAAATTTCATTCAACTTTCCCCGCACTTTTACTCTttcccaaaagaaaaggaaacaaaaaaaaaaaaaaaaagtcaccaaaaaatttcattcaAGTTTGTTTCGGGTCTAGTATTTGTGCATTTTCTTCTGTGCCCAAAAGCTAAGCAACTGGAATTTTCAAACATGTAACTCAATATATTTTACAAATAAAACTCATGAGTAAAGAGGGGAGGGGAGAAAGAGGAAGGAGGCGAGGGGTAGTGGAAGgcggaaaatttttataattttttttttaaaatctcaacaaaattttaatttcttaaaacatCCTAAAATACATTCGAAAAACATTTAATTCAAACTGACATTTACTGTAAAAATTGTAACATATATCGCAACAACAACAAATCAAGGGCTTGTTTGGATAGCCATTTTCATCGAAAAATGACCTtgttttccgtgaacacatttccctatcacctttttacctcacatacatcaaatcgctacagtaattttccaacgaaaaatccatgaaaaatgcaatccaaacataaCCCAAAGTTTTCGGAAAAAGCATCTTCGAAAGTATCTAATCTACGCTGAGGCGTAATTTTGTACTCTCTGTACTAGTTAGTTTATGGATTTTAATCTTCGCCAAAAATATAAAAGCATTTCGTTTAATTAGAAACAGTAACAAACTGATAATTGGAGTGTGagttttttctagaaaaaaaattaaaatattttccaaGACATTATTAATGATCTTTTTATTTCACGGATATCATATTGTTACGgtatattttttaacaaaattacaatCTGAATGGGAAATTTTGCTTAAAGATTAACTCCTACTTCTCAAAACATTGATAACGTCCATTGTTGATTCACCCATGAGGATTAAGGAAAATTTTGCTTAAAAATTAACTCCAATTTCCTTAAAGATTAGCTCCCACTTCTCAAAACTTGGATAACGTCCGTTGCTGATTCAGTCACGAGGATTAAGGAAAATTTTGCTTAAAGATTAACGACTGCATCTCAAACTTGGATAACGTCCGTTACTGGGTCACTCATGAGGATTAATTAGCTTTTGGCTTTTTGTGTTTCTGGATAAAGATTAACTCCCACTTCTCAAAACTTGGATAACGTCCGTTGCTGATTCAATCATGAGGATTAATTAGCTTCTGGCTTTTTTTGTGTTTCTGGGAAATTTTGCTTAAAGATTAACTTCCACTTCTCAAAACTTGGATAACGTCCGTTGCTGATTCACTCATGAGGATTAATTAGCTTCTGGCTTTTTGTGTTTCGGGacgttttttcttttgttttttcccgGTGATTTGTTGGAAAGCAATTACTCTGCTTTGTATCtttctcatttttggccgaacAAGTGAATGGGACACTACGCGTTATTGGCCCTCTTATTCACTGATTCATGAGATCCTCGAGAGCCAATGCCCGCTATCTACAACTATAAATGCACTAATTAGCAGAGCAAAATTTTCAGGAAACAGTCGAAGCCATCTACAGAATTTCATTTAACTTTCTCTTCTGCACTTTTTGCTTTTCATAATGATGAAGAAATCATCTGGGGTTGCACTGTGCTGGTGCTTGGTAGTACTGTTGCTGGTGGGTCTGGGGCAAATCCAAGAGGCGGAGGCAGCCGGCTGCAATGCTCAAGCATTGAGTCCATGCTTGCCTTCCATCATAAACGGCACTCCACCAAGCAAAGAATGCTGCACAAATGCCAAGGAACAGGAGCCGTGCTTCTGCAATTTTATCAAAGATCCAGCATACggcaaaattataaaaaatccCAATACCAAAAAAACTCTTGAAGCCTGTGGTCTGAAATGGCCAACTTGTCCATAATCGACCGCTCCATTAAAGTTTATTTCGGGCTGGTCAGATGTATCTTCTCTTATATGCTCGAAAACTAGTAATGGTGTTGAATGAGAAATCATATCAATAATATCTATgcgtcctttttttttatttattaaaaaagaaTTTGTTAAACCAATCAACTTTTACTTGATCAATCAACAATCGCATCGTTAAGCTCAGTGGCCACCACCTCTTCTGGTGAGATgggaggtcaggggttcaacccttgcctcccaccaaatTGTCTACCCTTCATGGGCACCTCGATTGGTTTCAACAAGTCTCCTTAGAAGCTGGTATCCAGTGCCCGCAAAGGTCCGAGTCCTATGATTATCGTGTTCGGAGGGATGGGGCATCACATGACAAAAACAGGAAGCAAGGGCTACCATTTAATTTATCATCATTGCCAGAAGTTAATCAATTAAATTAAGCATATGCTTATGCATTACTACCCCCATCTtaatctagaaaaattttaaaaattttcatttttttgaacaaattcctcaatattttttttaatcttacatatatcaaatcacttCAAAACTCCAAAACTCTAGTAGACAGGCCTCAATGACATTTTTGTTCACTTTAGGTCGGATCTTTCGGGCTGTGAGTCGAAATGGAAGAGAggcgaaaaatgaaaaaacaattGAATGTTTTTTCTGTGTGCTTCAATGGGGAGCATTCaagtttggattgaaaaatgaatcgTTGGATGCGTTTCCTTTGTGGGCCTCATATTGGAAAACAACGGTTGAAGAAGGGTTTGCAGGTCCAGACATTGTGTTGCCTACTTTTTGTGGGCTACTCGTAAACTCAGGCCCATATGGAGCAACAGGCACAACTTACACGTAATATTTATAGAACtttcatggttttttttttttaaagaaaactttcatgtttcaatgctaacataaaaaaaaaaaaaaagaaagatccTAATATAAAATGTTGACGGCTCCACCCGAGAGAGTAGaagttgaaacaaaaaaaaaagaaaaagaaaagaagggtttTTAGCATTTCAGGTTCAAATATGGGACCTCACGTATAGGAGTACAGTGCAGTTATCACGAGAGCAACAGCCCATTTGCTGGTTATTTGGTCCTTCTTATATTATAAATTAgacttttattcttattttatttatccaaaacaaaatttatttgaaatcttttaataaaattttattatttcccAAATCCTATAAGTTATgaaattgatttaaaaaaaataatatatcacACAATTCATTTTAAAGGCAAATATCATTCTTAATAAcgttttgcacttaaaattcataaataaactagataattacacttaaataaaattttatacttaaaATTTGatggattactaattaaatttaggttttattgattcttataagaattattGATTCTATAATAAATTAGACTAATTCAGCATTTTCATAACTATGGTTTCAAGAAAGCCACAGCAGCACCAAAAGATTATTTGAAAGATAAATTACACAAATCCTTAATGGATACCCTATCAGATATTAAGTCATCACTTCACAAACGCAATTGAGTCAAGTGGTGTCCATTTACTACTTGTTGGTTTCAAACACTGCGATTATGTCTTCCTCTGATCTGAAAGTGGAATGGCAGTGGATGTTTACTAATGACACCTTTCGTCTTTTATGTACGTAGTAAGTCTGGTCGCCAGGAAAGTAAATGACAGCTTTTGTCTTTTAGTTCTCCTTTCCATCAAGTCCTCTTCGATCAATCACTGCGTGATAATGGCGAGGAGGAAAATATCAGACTCCGGTGTCGCATTCTTGCTAGCGATATTGGCTTCTGTTTTGGCCACAATCCCTGCTGATATGTCGGTAGATTATCGGAGGGTAGAGCTTTGTCACGACGCCCTGGTGGTTCCCTGCGGGGGGGTGATAAGAACAAACCAACCACCATCCTCTACATGCTGCGCCAACTTGCAGAAGCAGTGGGAAGCCTGCTACTGCACATTGACAAAAGTTCCAGAAGGTCGGGTCTTTATAACTAGTTCATACGTTACCAAAGTCTTGGAAACCTGTAATGTGCGCCCGATTCACCTACACTGCCTAATGTAGTAGCAGTAGTAGGATTAGGATGACAACCTAAACTAAGGACGCTAGCTTGTATTCATCTCCTGTACTGTGTTACCTGGTCAGATGGTTTATGCTTGAATAAACAAGGAATTGGTGGTGGAACTAAATGTCCAAATTTTTGGCAAGGGGTGGAGCAATTTCTAAACTTTATATGCTCACCTTCCAAACTAGCAACAatttttgctctctctcttcccccccaccttttgtttttctctaaATCCCCAGAAGATCTTTCAATTTCAGCAAAcagtgaaaaaaggaaaagaaaatggtaAAGCACTCCTATAATACACCCGCCTGGCGCCAGCAGCCGCGCGCCCAACACATTTCAACATGGCCGCCAATTTGAGTCCAAGAGCCCAAACATTCTGCAACTGCAAAGCACCACGTCCACCTCCTTCACCATTTATCAAACACCATTCATCTCAACCAGAAACCGCCGCCAAAAACAGCAATCACAAGGCTACGGTTGGTAGAAGCAATCCCAACAATGGCCATGCCCAAATATCCAAATCAAAATCATCATCTACCAAAACTAAAAGGGCCCGAACCATGGCCAGACTGATTAATGCCCGGCCCTGGTCAACCGATCTTCAAGCC containing:
- the LOC113725233 gene encoding LOW QUALITY PROTEIN: superoxide dismutase [Fe], chloroplastic (The sequence of the model RefSeq protein was modified relative to this genomic sequence to represent the inferred CDS: inserted 2 bases in 1 codon), with the translated sequence MATAAYATPPISAFLTSQEGFRGSTRGFQWKKIERKCLRKAGPPKITAKFDLKPPPYPLDALEPDMSRNTMEYHWGKHHRAYVENLNKQIVGTELDGMTLEDIIRVTYNNGDLLPPFNNAAQAWNHDFFWESIKPGGGGEPSGELLELIIRDFGSFEQFAKEFKAAAATQFGSGWAWLVYKVNRLNVGNAVNPRPSEEDKKLVVVKSPNAVNPLVWDYYPLLTLDVWEHAYYLDFQNRRPDFISTFMEKLVSWESVSSRLEAAKIQAAEREXEEERRKNEEKEDEMANNEAVEMYLEDAESK
- the LOC113725235 gene encoding ATP synthase subunit delta', mitochondrial-like; its protein translation is MLRHAPRLLSRATSSAMRWRRPFSTNVPAETPVDAKFVESWRSTIPNIEPPKTPSAFMTPRPPTPSTIPSKLTINVVLPYNSIFSAKEVDMVIVPATTGQMGVLPGHVATIAELKPGVLSVHEGNDVTKYFVSGGFAFIHANSVADIIAVEAAPVDQFDQNLVQKGLAEFTQKLSSASTDVEKAEAQIGVDVHSALNAALTG